From the genome of Nocardia sp. NBC_01503, one region includes:
- a CDS encoding pseudouridine synthase: MHRPSPALPVMLSNAKPARHQHVDEESRETPKKLPWGEGERLQKVLAKAGVASRRVAEDMIEAGRIEVDGRIVREQGLRIDPENAVVRVDGVRVVVRDEQVYLALNKPKGWQSTMSDEMGRPCVGDIVAERIAAGQRLFHVGRLDADTEGLLLLTNDGDLAHRLMHPSYEVSKTYLATVNGEVNQRHVSKLLREGVELEDGPAKADKFQVLEVGQGKSLVKIVLHEGRKHIVRRLLAEVGHPVTALVRTHVGPVALGDQRPGALRVLGRDEIGKLYEAVSL, from the coding sequence GTGCATCGCCCGTCGCCCGCGCTGCCGGTGATGCTCAGCAATGCCAAGCCCGCCCGGCATCAGCATGTCGACGAGGAGTCGCGCGAGACCCCGAAGAAGCTTCCGTGGGGCGAGGGTGAGCGCCTGCAGAAGGTGCTGGCCAAGGCCGGTGTCGCCTCGCGGCGCGTGGCCGAGGACATGATCGAGGCCGGTCGTATCGAGGTCGACGGTCGCATCGTGCGCGAGCAGGGTCTGCGCATCGATCCGGAGAACGCGGTCGTTCGTGTCGATGGTGTGCGTGTCGTGGTTCGGGACGAGCAGGTGTACCTGGCGCTGAACAAGCCCAAGGGCTGGCAGTCCACCATGTCCGATGAGATGGGCCGCCCGTGTGTCGGCGATATCGTCGCCGAGCGCATCGCCGCCGGGCAGCGCCTGTTCCACGTCGGCCGCCTGGACGCCGATACCGAGGGTCTGCTGCTGCTCACCAATGACGGCGATCTGGCGCACCGCCTGATGCACCCGTCCTACGAGGTCTCCAAGACTTATCTGGCGACGGTCAACGGCGAGGTCAATCAGCGCCACGTGTCCAAGCTGCTGCGCGAGGGCGTCGAGTTGGAGGACGGTCCGGCCAAGGCCGACAAGTTCCAGGTGCTCGAGGTCGGCCAGGGCAAGTCGCTGGTGAAGATCGTGCTGCACGAGGGGCGTAAGCACATTGTGCGTCGCCTGCTGGCCGAGGTCGGCCATCCGGTGACCGCGCTGGTGCGCACCCATGTGGGTCCGGTGGCCCTGGGTGATCAGCGCCCCGGTGCGCTGCGTGTTCTTGGTCGTGACGAAATCGGGAAGCTCTACGAGGCGGTGTCGTTGTGA
- the scpB gene encoding SMC-Scp complex subunit ScpB, producing MPEQTRLELGDEVGESDSDTLDEAEFRSALEAMLLVVDAPAPVELLASALNDSARRVETTLRLMSRELTERHSGMDLRFVGDGWRYYTRTEFAPYVERMLLDGARSKLTRAALETLAVIAYRQPVTRARVSAVRGVNIDGVIRTLLARGLLTEAGTDPETNGTLYVTTELFLERIGLASLADLPPLAPLLPGVDLIDEINESLDTDPRYTRLKKPAEADIDLGTED from the coding sequence GTGCCCGAGCAGACCCGCCTCGAACTCGGTGACGAGGTCGGCGAATCGGACTCGGACACCCTCGATGAGGCCGAGTTCCGCAGTGCGCTGGAGGCGATGCTGCTGGTCGTCGACGCCCCCGCACCGGTGGAATTGCTGGCCTCGGCTCTGAACGACTCGGCGCGCCGGGTAGAGACCACCCTGCGCCTGATGTCGCGCGAATTGACCGAGCGCCACAGTGGCATGGATCTCAGATTCGTCGGCGACGGGTGGCGTTACTACACGCGGACGGAGTTCGCGCCCTACGTGGAACGTATGCTGTTGGACGGCGCACGTTCGAAGCTCACTCGCGCTGCCTTGGAAACCCTGGCGGTTATCGCCTATCGTCAACCGGTTACCCGGGCCCGTGTGAGTGCGGTGCGCGGCGTGAATATCGACGGCGTGATCAGAACCCTGCTGGCGCGGGGGCTGCTCACGGAGGCCGGAACGGACCCGGAGACCAACGGCACCCTGTACGTCACGACCGAACTGTTCCTGGAACGGATCGGGCTGGCGTCCCTGGCGGATCTTCCGCCGCTGGCACCGCTGCTCCCGGGCGTCGACCTGATCGACGAGATCAATGAGAGCCTGGACACCGACCCCCGGTACACCAGGCTGAAAAAACCAGCCGAGGCGGATATCGACCTCGGCACCGAGGATTGA
- the cmk gene encoding (d)CMP kinase, producing the protein MDGPSGTGKSSVSRKLATRLEASYLDTGAMYRVATLRVLRSGVDLDDADAIVAAVKELPLTIGTDPSREVILLDGEDVSSEIRGNAVTKAVSAVSAVPEVREQLVALQRDMVTAAGRIVVEGRDIGTVVLPAADVKVYLTASAEARAQRRNAQNIAEGRGDDYQAVLADVQRRDNLDSTRKVSPLRPAEDAVLVDTSELNKDEVIDELFRVVRQQISAGGAQ; encoded by the coding sequence ATGGACGGCCCGTCCGGCACCGGCAAGTCGAGCGTGTCGCGCAAGCTGGCGACGCGGCTGGAGGCGAGCTATCTCGATACCGGCGCCATGTATCGGGTGGCGACGCTGCGCGTACTGCGCAGCGGTGTCGATCTCGATGACGCCGACGCGATCGTGGCGGCGGTCAAGGAGTTGCCGCTGACCATCGGCACCGATCCGAGCCGCGAGGTGATTCTGCTCGACGGTGAGGATGTGTCGAGCGAGATCCGCGGCAATGCGGTGACCAAGGCCGTCTCCGCCGTGTCCGCGGTGCCCGAGGTGCGTGAGCAGCTCGTCGCCCTGCAGCGCGATATGGTGACCGCCGCGGGCCGAATTGTGGTGGAGGGCCGCGATATCGGCACCGTGGTGTTGCCCGCGGCCGATGTGAAGGTCTATCTGACCGCGTCCGCAGAGGCGCGGGCGCAGCGGCGCAATGCGCAGAACATCGCCGAGGGTCGCGGCGATGATTATCAGGCGGTGCTGGCCGATGTGCAGCGCCGCGACAATCTCGACTCCACCCGCAAGGTGTCGCCGCTGCGTCCCGCCGAGGACGCGGTGCTGGTCGACACCAGCGAGCTGAACAAGGACGAGGTTATCGACGAGCTGTTTCGCGTTGTGCGGCAGCAGATTTCGGCAGGAGGCGCGCAGTGA
- the der gene encoding ribosome biogenesis GTPase Der produces the protein MTQDTFAGDGIWSDETDWDLAEFEGEQDAEHVPMPTLAIVGRPNVGKSTLVNRILGRREAVVEDVPGVTRDRISYEATWAGRKFLVQDTGGWEPDAKGLQQSVARQAEIAMQTADAIVVVVDAVVGATATDEAVAKVLRRSKTPVILVANKVDNQKLESDAAALWSLGLGEPKLVSAAHGRGTGDLLDDILAVLPETPREGGNLLGGPRRVALVGKPNVGKSSLINKLSGVERSVVHDVAGTTVDPVDSLVELGGKPWRFVDTAGLRRKVANASGTEFYASLRTKSAVEAAEVAVMLIDASQPITEQDLRVISMVAETGRALVIAYNKWDLVDEDRREQLEREIDREMVQVRWAQRVNISAHTGRAVQKLVPAMETALESWDKRISTGRLNNWLKEVVAATPPPMRGGRLPRVMFATQASTRPPTFVLFTTGFLEAGYRRFIERKLREEFGFDGSPVQVNVRVREKRERKK, from the coding sequence GTGACGCAGGACACCTTCGCCGGTGACGGCATCTGGTCGGACGAAACCGACTGGGATCTGGCCGAATTCGAGGGCGAGCAGGACGCCGAGCATGTGCCCATGCCGACGCTGGCCATTGTCGGCCGGCCGAACGTGGGTAAGTCGACGCTGGTGAACCGTATTCTGGGCCGCCGCGAAGCGGTGGTCGAGGATGTGCCGGGCGTGACCCGCGACCGCATCTCGTACGAGGCCACCTGGGCCGGACGTAAATTCCTGGTGCAGGACACCGGCGGTTGGGAACCCGACGCCAAGGGTCTGCAGCAGTCCGTGGCCCGGCAGGCCGAGATCGCCATGCAGACCGCGGACGCCATCGTGGTGGTGGTGGACGCGGTGGTCGGTGCGACCGCCACCGATGAAGCGGTGGCGAAGGTGTTGCGCCGCTCCAAGACCCCGGTGATCCTGGTCGCCAACAAGGTCGACAATCAGAAGCTGGAATCCGATGCGGCGGCGCTGTGGTCGCTGGGTCTGGGTGAGCCCAAACTGGTTTCGGCCGCGCACGGTCGTGGTACCGGTGATCTGCTGGACGATATTCTGGCCGTACTGCCCGAAACCCCGCGTGAGGGTGGCAATCTGCTCGGCGGCCCGCGTCGCGTGGCGCTGGTCGGCAAGCCGAATGTCGGCAAATCCAGTCTGATCAACAAGCTTTCGGGTGTGGAGCGCTCGGTGGTGCACGATGTCGCGGGCACCACCGTGGATCCGGTCGACTCGTTGGTCGAATTGGGCGGTAAGCCTTGGCGTTTCGTCGACACCGCCGGTCTGCGCCGCAAGGTGGCCAATGCCAGCGGCACCGAGTTCTACGCCTCGCTGCGCACCAAGTCGGCGGTCGAGGCCGCCGAGGTGGCGGTCATGCTCATCGACGCCTCGCAGCCGATCACCGAACAGGATCTGCGGGTCATCTCCATGGTGGCCGAGACCGGTCGCGCGCTGGTGATCGCCTACAACAAGTGGGATCTGGTCGACGAGGATCGCCGCGAACAGCTCGAGCGTGAGATCGATCGCGAAATGGTGCAGGTGCGCTGGGCGCAGCGGGTGAATATCTCCGCGCATACCGGTCGTGCGGTGCAGAAGCTGGTTCCGGCCATGGAGACCGCCCTCGAATCCTGGGATAAGCGCATCTCCACCGGCCGCCTGAACAATTGGCTCAAAGAGGTCGTGGCCGCGACGCCGCCGCCCATGCGTGGTGGCCGACTGCCCCGCGTCATGTTCGCCACCCAGGCGTCCACCCGGCCGCCGACGTTCGTGCTCTTCACCACGGGCTTCCTCGAGGCCGGCTACCGCCGGTTCATCGAGCGCAAGCTGCGTGAGGAGTTCGGCTTCGACGGTTCGCCGGTACAGGTGAATGTCCGCGTGCGCGAGAAGCGCGAGCGCAAGAAGTAG
- a CDS encoding bifunctional serine/threonine-protein kinase/ABC transporter substrate-binding protein, whose translation MRAGEVFAGYQVERLLGSGGMGSVYLARHPRLPRLVALKVLSPEFAGDTEIRARFEREAELIARLDHPNIVSVSDRGVEGGRLWIAMQYIDGSDASGLTPPDLRPPHAVRVVAETAKALDYAHSVGVLHRDVKPANIMLARPTLGHDERVLLTDFGIGRLRDDTAHLTRTGTLTATLAYASPEQLSGHPLDQRSDQYSLACTLYWLLSGTTPFQSLTAAAVIAGHLHFAPAPVSSRRGGLPAALDVVFGRALAKNPADRFDTCRDFASAATRALTGLAPAPGSSSQPEITAPPTLIDPEFATPTPLLASDYSFTPAPRPDSGPGYPHAPTPPARSDPRIAETMFAGGPPDRIPPPGVPRPSADTAVAQSNTPPPSSAPAKTAVKRVLRGRWMAAGAAMLVTVLLAAAGTFWLTRDSKSPGGDSASTAGGGSAAPIELPISPGGGIQPLTRIDGQGNKVGPANSGLDPAGDGQAKCPPTSVAMAGALTGANSVLGQNVLGGVKLAVDQFTRNNPGCVITVKEYDTTGDPQVANRIAPTIVADPAIAALIGPVLSGETYATGKQFSDAGLPFLTPSATNIELSQRNWRTFFRGLAGDDFSGPAIGRYLAGPAGFGGVCVVWEASDYGIGLGKAVTTGLGAAADTNCSFALDPHGDIDAAVAKIATAGPDAVFYAGYYTESGPLLARLRAAAVTVPFISGSGSDDPGFVERAGAAATGATLSCACGPATDTDFATAYQALTGTSPGAYSAEAYDLTAIVLQGIAAGHTTHPALVAYLNAYSGDGLAQTYGWTATGEPARPHLWLYRVG comes from the coding sequence ATGCGTGCGGGTGAGGTTTTCGCGGGGTACCAGGTCGAACGGCTGCTGGGCAGCGGCGGGATGGGTTCGGTGTATCTGGCCCGGCATCCGCGCCTGCCCCGGCTGGTCGCGCTGAAGGTGCTGAGCCCGGAGTTCGCGGGCGACACCGAGATTCGTGCCCGTTTCGAACGGGAAGCGGAGCTGATCGCCCGCCTGGATCATCCGAATATCGTCTCGGTCTCCGATCGCGGGGTGGAGGGCGGGCGATTGTGGATCGCCATGCAGTACATCGACGGCTCGGACGCCTCGGGGCTGACCCCGCCGGATCTGCGGCCCCCGCACGCGGTTCGCGTCGTCGCCGAGACCGCCAAGGCCCTCGACTACGCGCATTCCGTGGGTGTCCTGCATCGAGATGTGAAGCCCGCCAACATCATGCTGGCCCGTCCCACGCTCGGCCACGATGAACGGGTGCTGCTCACCGATTTCGGTATCGGCCGGCTGCGGGATGACACCGCGCATCTGACTCGCACCGGAACACTCACCGCCACACTGGCTTACGCGTCTCCGGAACAGCTCTCCGGTCATCCGCTGGACCAGCGCTCGGATCAGTACTCGCTGGCGTGCACCCTCTACTGGCTGCTCTCGGGGACTACTCCGTTCCAATCACTCACCGCCGCGGCGGTCATCGCGGGCCACCTGCATTTCGCGCCCGCGCCGGTGAGCTCGCGCCGGGGTGGCCTGCCCGCGGCGCTGGACGTCGTCTTCGGCCGTGCGCTGGCGAAGAACCCCGCCGACCGTTTCGACACCTGCCGCGATTTCGCCTCCGCCGCCACGCGCGCGCTGACGGGCTTGGCTCCGGCCCCCGGTTCCTCATCGCAGCCCGAAATCACCGCGCCCCCAACGCTTATCGATCCGGAGTTCGCGACGCCCACGCCGCTTCTCGCATCCGACTACTCCTTCACCCCCGCGCCGCGACCCGACTCGGGTCCGGGCTATCCGCACGCCCCGACTCCACCGGCGCGGAGTGATCCGCGCATCGCGGAGACGATGTTCGCCGGTGGTCCGCCGGACCGGATCCCGCCGCCGGGGGTGCCGCGACCGTCGGCCGATACCGCTGTGGCGCAGTCGAATACCCCGCCGCCGTCGAGCGCTCCCGCGAAAACGGCGGTGAAACGTGTGTTGCGGGGCCGGTGGATGGCGGCCGGGGCGGCGATGCTCGTGACGGTCCTACTCGCGGCGGCTGGAACCTTCTGGCTGACAAGGGATTCCAAGTCGCCCGGTGGGGATTCGGCGTCAACCGCCGGCGGTGGTTCCGCCGCACCCATCGAGCTGCCGATCAGCCCGGGCGGCGGTATTCAGCCGCTGACGCGAATCGACGGGCAGGGCAATAAGGTCGGGCCCGCGAACTCCGGTCTGGATCCCGCCGGGGATGGTCAGGCGAAATGTCCGCCGACGAGTGTGGCCATGGCGGGTGCGCTCACGGGGGCGAATTCGGTGCTGGGGCAGAATGTGCTCGGCGGTGTGAAGCTGGCCGTCGACCAGTTCACCCGGAACAATCCGGGCTGTGTGATCACCGTGAAGGAGTACGACACCACCGGGGATCCGCAGGTCGCGAACCGGATCGCGCCGACGATCGTCGCGGACCCCGCCATCGCCGCGCTGATCGGGCCGGTTCTCTCGGGTGAGACGTATGCGACCGGTAAGCAGTTCAGCGACGCCGGACTTCCCTTCCTGACCCCTTCGGCCACCAATATCGAACTGTCGCAGCGTAACTGGCGCACCTTCTTCCGCGGACTGGCCGGTGACGACTTCAGCGGTCCCGCCATCGGCCGATATCTGGCAGGACCGGCGGGTTTCGGTGGTGTCTGCGTGGTCTGGGAAGCCAGCGATTACGGCATCGGTCTGGGCAAGGCCGTCACCACGGGCCTGGGCGCCGCGGCCGACACCAACTGTTCCTTCGCCCTCGACCCGCACGGCGATATCGACGCGGCGGTCGCCAAGATCGCCACGGCGGGCCCCGACGCTGTCTTCTACGCGGGCTACTACACCGAATCGGGCCCCCTACTCGCGCGCCTGCGCGCGGCGGCGGTAACTGTCCCCTTCATCTCGGGTAGCGGCAGCGACGATCCGGGTTTCGTGGAACGCGCGGGCGCCGCTGCCACCGGCGCCACGCTGTCCTGTGCGTGCGGCCCCGCGACCGACACCGACTTCGCCACCGCCTATCAGGCACTCACCGGTACATCCCCGGGCGCCTACTCGGCAGAAGCCTACGACTTGACCGCGATAGTCCTGCAGGGCATAGCCGCCGGCCACACCACCCACCCCGCCCTGGTCGCCTACCTCAACGCCTACTCCGGCGATGGTCTGGCCCAAACCTACGGTTGGACCGCCACCGGCGAACCCGCCCGCCCTCACCTCTGGCTCTACCGGGTCGGCTGA
- a CDS encoding TetR/AcrR family transcriptional regulator, with translation MDRHDERVLPKSVKLLWNLDDPGTRGPKRGMSLDQIVEAAVKIGDAEGFAAISMGRIAKELGFTPMSLYRYVDSKDTLVDILLDRVIGPPPLLTTDAGWRANLQAWAWAEFRSIRVHDWWLDIPMTGPPLGPNNMDWLETGMAALADLPIPEPQRLQLVTNLSFFVVSRARFLRDTIKQAKDDTDYTGILAQILDPARYPAVTSAITNRAFDDDDMHWEEGDFGFALDRLLDGYEHYVSTYPR, from the coding sequence ATGGATCGGCACGACGAACGGGTCCTGCCCAAGTCGGTCAAGCTGCTGTGGAACCTGGACGATCCCGGCACCCGCGGACCCAAACGCGGAATGAGCCTGGACCAGATCGTCGAGGCGGCCGTCAAGATCGGCGATGCCGAGGGCTTCGCCGCCATCTCCATGGGCCGCATCGCCAAGGAGCTCGGCTTCACCCCCATGTCCCTCTACCGCTACGTCGACAGCAAGGACACCCTCGTCGACATCCTGCTGGACCGCGTCATCGGTCCTCCACCCCTGCTCACCACCGATGCGGGCTGGCGCGCCAACCTCCAAGCGTGGGCCTGGGCCGAATTCCGCAGCATCCGCGTCCACGACTGGTGGCTCGACATCCCCATGACCGGTCCCCCGCTGGGCCCGAACAATATGGACTGGCTGGAGACCGGTATGGCCGCCCTCGCCGACCTGCCGATCCCCGAACCCCAGCGCCTACAGCTCGTGACGAACCTGTCCTTCTTCGTCGTAAGCCGAGCCCGGTTCCTGCGCGACACCATCAAACAGGCCAAGGACGATACGGACTACACCGGCATCCTCGCCCAGATCCTGGACCCCGCCCGCTACCCCGCCGTCACCAGCGCCATCACCAACCGAGCCTTCGACGATGACGATATGCATTGGGAGGAAGGCGATTTCGGCTTCGCCCTGGACCGCCTCCTGGACGGCTACGAGCACTATGTCAGCACGTACCCCCGCTGA
- a CDS encoding ATP-binding cassette domain-containing protein, whose translation MTTTRQPAIEVAGLTKSFGEHPVLRGIDVNVPAGTVFSLLGPNGAGKTTMVRILATLGGLDAGQVRVGGFDPIRQPDEVRRIIGVTGQSSAVDPVLTGEENLRLAGRLLHLGSAETSRRTTRLLKQFDLAEAARKRTGSYSGGMVRRLDLAMSLMGDPSIIFLDEPTTGLDPRSRRELWSVIRGLVSEGVTVFLTTQYLEEADQLADRIAVLDDGRIVAEGTAGELKKLAPGGHIRIGFADEQGLAAAVRAVPSAEADLEQLVLQVPSDGSVGDIRRLLEHFDDHDLAIGQLSIHTPDLDDVFFALTGNSSKGAQL comes from the coding sequence ATGACAACCACTCGCCAGCCCGCCATCGAGGTGGCCGGGTTGACCAAATCCTTCGGCGAACATCCGGTGCTCCGTGGCATCGACGTGAATGTTCCTGCGGGAACAGTCTTTTCACTGCTCGGGCCGAACGGCGCGGGTAAGACCACCATGGTCCGGATTCTCGCCACCCTCGGCGGGCTCGATGCCGGACAGGTGCGGGTCGGCGGTTTCGATCCCATCCGCCAGCCCGATGAGGTGCGCCGGATCATCGGCGTCACCGGCCAGTCCTCGGCCGTGGACCCGGTATTGACGGGGGAGGAGAACCTGCGCCTGGCGGGTCGCCTGCTGCATCTCGGCAGTGCGGAAACATCCAGGCGCACAACGCGATTGCTGAAGCAGTTCGATCTCGCCGAAGCGGCCCGCAAGCGCACCGGGTCCTACTCCGGCGGTATGGTGCGCCGACTGGATCTGGCCATGAGCCTGATGGGCGATCCGAGCATCATCTTCCTCGATGAGCCGACCACCGGCCTGGATCCACGCAGCCGCCGCGAATTATGGTCGGTGATAAGGGGTTTGGTGAGCGAGGGGGTCACGGTCTTCCTCACCACCCAGTATCTGGAGGAGGCGGATCAGCTCGCCGACCGCATCGCGGTCCTGGACGACGGCCGCATCGTGGCCGAGGGCACCGCGGGCGAGTTGAAGAAGCTCGCCCCCGGCGGTCACATTCGGATCGGATTCGCCGACGAACAGGGTTTGGCGGCGGCCGTCCGCGCGGTGCCGAGCGCGGAGGCCGATCTGGAGCAGCTTGTCCTGCAGGTCCCCTCGGATGGCAGTGTCGGCGATATCCGCAGGCTGCTGGAGCATTTCGACGATCACGATCTCGCCATCGGTCAATTGTCCATTCACACACCGGATCTCGATGATGTCTTCTTCGCCTTGACCGGCAATTCCTCGAAAGGCGCACAGCTGTGA
- a CDS encoding ABC transporter permease, with the protein MMGRSFRHTLRSPDTMLMTVVIPLMILLMFVYVFGGAFNVGGKYIDYVVPGIILLCAGFGAGGTAVSVSTDMHNGIVDRFRAMAISRSSLLTGHVAESVLRNMITTGLVILVAIALGFRPTTDPLRWLGVLGLLAVFLLALSWLAAALGLLAPNPEAANGFTFGFMFLPYVSSAFVPVTTLPGWLRGFAEHQPITPITETVRGLLMGTPVGHNPVTALLWCAGIGLAGYLAAGALYRRRGLN; encoded by the coding sequence ATGATGGGGCGCAGTTTCCGGCACACCCTGCGCAGCCCCGACACCATGCTGATGACCGTCGTCATCCCGCTCATGATCCTGTTGATGTTCGTCTACGTCTTCGGTGGCGCGTTCAATGTGGGCGGTAAGTACATCGACTATGTGGTGCCCGGAATCATCCTGCTCTGTGCGGGTTTCGGGGCGGGTGGTACCGCGGTGAGCGTCTCCACCGATATGCACAATGGCATTGTCGATCGTTTTCGCGCCATGGCGATCTCGCGTTCATCCCTGCTCACCGGGCATGTGGCCGAGAGCGTACTACGCAATATGATCACCACCGGATTGGTAATTCTGGTGGCGATCGCGCTGGGTTTCCGGCCCACCACGGATCCGCTGCGCTGGCTCGGCGTGCTCGGGTTGCTGGCGGTCTTCCTGCTGGCGCTGTCCTGGCTGGCCGCCGCGCTCGGCCTGCTCGCACCGAATCCGGAGGCGGCCAATGGATTCACCTTCGGCTTCATGTTCCTGCCGTATGTGAGTAGTGCCTTCGTGCCGGTGACCACCCTGCCCGGCTGGTTGCGCGGATTCGCCGAACATCAGCCCATCACCCCGATCACCGAGACCGTGCGCGGCTTGCTGATGGGCACACCGGTCGGGCATAACCCGGTGACGGCGCTGTTGTGGTGTGCCGGAATAGGTTTGGCGGGCTATCTGGCAGCGGGCGCGCTGTACCGCCGCCGCGGACTGAACTGA
- a CDS encoding segregation and condensation protein A, giving the protein MVADIVAAEEPAVAQPAAELPAESDNSDKKVGFHLRLSNFQGPFDLLLQLISSRRLDVTEVALHKVTDEFIAYTKALTASMSEETGLRADKILDQTTEFLVVAATLLDLKAARLLPSGEVSDEEDLELLSARDLLFARLLQYRAFKQVAELLGELEAAALQRYPRAVSLEERYLELLPDVTLGVDAAGFAEVAAAAFRPRPTPTVGLDHLHNHSISVAEQAALVLEMLKSRGIGGWTTFAEICHDCEVAVQIVARFLALLELYRGKTIEFDQSDPLGPLSVSYVGEPGDRPEPITVEEDWG; this is encoded by the coding sequence GTGGTCGCGGATATTGTGGCGGCCGAAGAACCCGCGGTGGCGCAACCCGCGGCGGAACTGCCTGCTGAATCCGACAATTCGGACAAAAAGGTCGGATTCCATCTGCGGCTGAGTAACTTCCAGGGGCCGTTCGATCTGCTGTTGCAGCTCATCAGCTCCCGGCGGCTCGATGTCACCGAGGTCGCGCTGCACAAGGTCACCGACGAATTCATCGCCTACACCAAGGCTTTGACCGCCAGCATGTCCGAGGAGACCGGCCTGCGCGCGGACAAGATCCTCGATCAGACCACCGAATTCCTGGTCGTCGCGGCGACCCTGCTCGATCTCAAGGCCGCGCGTCTGCTGCCCTCGGGCGAGGTCAGCGATGAGGAAGACCTCGAACTGCTCTCCGCCCGCGACCTGCTCTTCGCCCGCCTGCTGCAGTACCGCGCCTTCAAACAGGTCGCGGAGTTGCTCGGCGAGCTCGAGGCGGCTGCGCTGCAACGCTATCCGCGCGCGGTCTCCCTGGAAGAGCGCTACCTGGAGCTGTTGCCGGACGTTACGCTGGGAGTGGATGCCGCGGGCTTCGCGGAGGTCGCCGCGGCCGCGTTCCGCCCCCGCCCGACTCCTACGGTGGGCCTGGACCACCTGCACAACCACTCCATCTCGGTCGCCGAACAGGCCGCCCTGGTATTGGAAATGCTGAAGAGTCGCGGTATCGGCGGCTGGACCACCTTCGCGGAGATCTGCCACGACTGTGAGGTCGCGGTGCAGATCGTGGCCCGCTTCCTGGCCCTGCTGGAGCTGTACCGCGGTAAGACGATCGAGTTCGATCAGTCCGATCCGCTCGGCCCGCTCTCGGTGAGCTACGTGGGCGAGCCGGGCGACCGACCCGAACCGATCACCGTAGAGGAGGACTGGGGTTGA
- a CDS encoding lysophospholipid acyltransferase family protein, producing MNNAPVLPNPNHPLLPVARAYTNYFTPKVIGIENLPAAGPALVIGNHSSIYWAPEVWITFMAAMDRRPNEPTFGVAHEILLRTPGLGDSLREFGVIPASQEAATAGLKDGGAVMVYPGGDWEACRPWTDRGKVDFAGRKGFIRLALKLGVPVIPAVANGGHDSIFILSRGERTARLLGLDKLVRAKVFPYTVGLPFGVAPILPQIPLPSHVDVSFLPALDWSTQPGDPEDAELVDRIYDQTVGVMQTELDRLRAATPNPVATGLKNHVAALPGPLSSLANLL from the coding sequence ATGAACAATGCACCGGTACTACCGAACCCGAATCACCCACTGCTTCCCGTGGCTCGGGCCTATACGAATTACTTCACGCCGAAGGTGATCGGCATCGAGAATCTACCGGCGGCGGGGCCGGCCCTGGTGATCGGTAATCACTCGTCGATCTATTGGGCTCCCGAGGTGTGGATCACCTTCATGGCGGCCATGGATCGCCGACCGAATGAGCCCACCTTCGGTGTGGCACACGAAATCCTTTTGCGCACACCGGGTCTGGGTGACAGCCTGCGGGAGTTCGGTGTGATTCCGGCCTCGCAGGAGGCGGCCACGGCCGGGCTCAAGGACGGCGGCGCGGTCATGGTCTACCCGGGTGGGGACTGGGAGGCATGCCGGCCGTGGACCGATCGTGGCAAGGTCGACTTCGCCGGGCGCAAGGGCTTCATCCGGCTGGCGCTCAAACTGGGTGTGCCGGTGATTCCGGCGGTCGCCAACGGCGGACATGATTCGATCTTCATTCTGAGTCGCGGTGAGCGCACCGCGCGCCTGCTGGGTCTGGATAAGCTGGTGCGCGCCAAGGTGTTTCCGTACACTGTCGGCCTGCCGTTCGGTGTCGCGCCGATTCTGCCGCAGATTCCACTGCCCTCGCATGTGGATGTGAGCTTCCTGCCGGCCCTGGACTGGTCCACTCAGCCGGGCGATCCGGAGGACGCGGAGCTGGTCGACCGCATCTACGACCAGACGGTCGGCGTCATGCAGACCGAGCTGGATCGTCTGCGGGCGGCGACCCCGAATCCGGTGGCGACCGGTCTGAAGAATCATGTGGCGGCGCTGCCCGGTCCGCTCTCGAGTCTGGCGAATCTGCTGTAA